One region of Bradyrhizobium betae genomic DNA includes:
- the rnhA gene encoding ribonuclease HI, with translation MSERPTVTIYTDGACSGNPGPGGWGAILKFGDKEKELNGGERHTTNNQMELMAAISALEALKKPCTVDLYTDSQYVRQGITGWIHGWKRNGWRTADKKPVKNVELWQRLDAALKAHEVRWHWVKGHAGHPENERADQLARDGVAMARLKT, from the coding sequence GTGAGCGAACGTCCCACTGTGACGATTTATACCGACGGCGCCTGCTCGGGAAATCCCGGGCCCGGCGGCTGGGGCGCGATCCTGAAGTTCGGCGACAAGGAGAAAGAGCTGAACGGCGGCGAGCGCCACACCACCAACAACCAGATGGAATTGATGGCGGCGATCTCCGCGCTGGAAGCGCTGAAGAAGCCGTGCACCGTCGATCTCTACACCGACAGCCAGTATGTGCGGCAGGGCATTACCGGCTGGATTCACGGCTGGAAGCGCAACGGCTGGCGCACCGCCGACAAGAAGCCGGTCAAGAATGTCGAGCTATGGCAGCGCCTCGACGCCGCGCTGAAGGCACATGAGGTGCGCTGGCACTGGGTCAAGGGCCACGCCGGCCATCCCGAGAACGAGCGCGCGGATCAACTGGCGCGGGATGGCGTCGCGATGGCGAGATTGAAGACGTAG
- a CDS encoding D-alanyl-D-alanine carboxypeptidase family protein: MHALRPLLRKSLFNLFAATLACAALLAPRAASAEALLLIEADSGKVLQADNATIPWYPASVTKIMTAYVTLKAVKDGRLTLDTLLTVSPTAASQSPSKMGFRPGTQLTVDNALKMMMVKSANDMAVVLAEGVGGSIDGFSAMMNDTAQRLGMTQTSYVNPNGLPADGQITSARDLGILARSFLRDLPEYEYFVHIPAIRFGKRVTGNFNKLIGRYPGADGFKTGFICASGYNLVASATRNGRRLIAVVLGASSGTARAVKAAQLLERGFSQDNLTWLRPSLGTVDKLVPVDASPPNLRDDMCGGHRKRPASDDDDALIATNGGTSGSASATGGEAQVTFFTAGLQPPLMKASELMASAAAAAEPVLVYTGPTRTGPALIAAVAADADQQTVAKPRGKKSRVAKKPDAADKPKDAAPKIAAAKPAAVKPEPKADAKQAAKPAGAKHAAAKPDAAAKPAASADQPAKPAKPKAATKPAAKPANNS; this comes from the coding sequence GTGCACGCCCTTCGCCCGCTGCTTCGCAAGTCCCTGTTCAATCTGTTCGCTGCGACCCTCGCATGCGCCGCACTGCTTGCGCCACGCGCGGCGAGCGCCGAAGCGCTGCTCCTGATCGAAGCCGACAGCGGCAAGGTGTTGCAGGCGGATAACGCGACCATCCCGTGGTATCCGGCATCCGTCACCAAGATCATGACCGCCTATGTGACGCTGAAGGCGGTGAAGGACGGCAGGCTCACGCTCGACACGCTGCTCACGGTGTCGCCGACGGCCGCCTCGCAGTCGCCCTCGAAGATGGGATTCCGTCCGGGAACACAGCTCACCGTCGACAACGCTCTGAAGATGATGATGGTCAAGTCGGCGAACGACATGGCCGTGGTCCTCGCCGAAGGCGTCGGCGGCTCGATCGACGGCTTCTCCGCGATGATGAACGACACCGCGCAGAGGCTCGGCATGACGCAGACGAGCTACGTCAATCCGAACGGTCTGCCCGCCGACGGTCAGATCACCTCGGCGCGCGATCTCGGCATTCTCGCGCGCTCGTTCCTGCGCGACCTGCCGGAATACGAATACTTCGTGCACATCCCGGCGATCCGTTTCGGCAAGCGCGTCACCGGCAATTTCAACAAGCTGATCGGCCGCTATCCCGGCGCCGACGGTTTCAAGACCGGTTTCATCTGCGCCTCGGGCTACAATCTCGTCGCATCGGCCACGCGCAACGGCCGCCGGCTGATCGCCGTCGTGCTCGGCGCCAGCTCCGGCACCGCGCGCGCGGTGAAGGCGGCGCAATTGCTCGAGCGCGGCTTCAGCCAGGACAATCTCACCTGGCTCCGCCCCTCGCTCGGCACCGTCGACAAGCTGGTGCCGGTCGATGCCTCGCCGCCGAACCTGCGCGACGATATGTGCGGCGGCCATCGCAAGCGGCCGGCGAGCGACGACGACGACGCCCTGATCGCGACCAATGGCGGCACCTCCGGGTCGGCCTCCGCCACCGGCGGCGAAGCCCAGGTGACGTTCTTCACGGCCGGGCTGCAGCCGCCCCTGATGAAGGCCTCCGAGTTGATGGCCTCGGCGGCGGCCGCTGCCGAGCCCGTGCTGGTCTATACCGGCCCGACCCGCACCGGCCCAGCCCTGATCGCGGCGGTCGCGGCCGACGCCGACCAACAAACGGTTGCGAAGCCGCGTGGCAAGAAGTCGCGCGTTGCCAAGAAGCCTGATGCCGCAGACAAGCCGAAAGACGCGGCGCCCAAGATCGCGGCCGCGAAGCCCGCGGCGGTGAAGCCTGAGCCGAAGGCCGATGCCAAGCAGGCGGCCAAACCGGCAGGCGCCAAGCATGCCGCGGCCAAGCCGGATGCAGCGGCGAAACCTGCGGCAAGCGCTGATCAGCCCGCCAAACCCGCCAAGCCCAAGGCCGCGACCAAGCCTGCCGCCAAGCCAGCCAACAACAGTTAA
- a CDS encoding peroxiredoxin — MTIQIGEKLPEAKFRVMTAEGPQVKTTDDIFKGKKVALFAVPGAYTGTCHKMHLPSIFLNAYAIKDKGVDSIAIISVNDAFVMNAWKRDTDQRDEAIFLADGNADFTKAIGMELDASANGLGIRSKRYSMLVEDGVVKKLNLEAMPGKVEVSGGDTLLGQL; from the coding sequence ATGACCATCCAGATTGGCGAGAAGCTGCCCGAGGCGAAATTCCGCGTGATGACGGCGGAAGGCCCGCAGGTGAAGACCACCGACGATATCTTCAAGGGCAAGAAAGTGGCGCTGTTCGCGGTGCCCGGCGCCTACACCGGCACCTGCCACAAGATGCATCTGCCCAGCATCTTCCTCAACGCCTACGCCATCAAGGACAAGGGCGTCGACAGCATCGCCATCATCTCCGTCAACGACGCGTTCGTCATGAACGCCTGGAAGCGCGACACCGACCAGCGCGACGAGGCCATCTTCCTCGCCGACGGCAATGCCGACTTCACCAAGGCGATCGGCATGGAGCTGGACGCCTCCGCCAACGGCCTCGGCATCCGCTCCAAGCGCTACTCGATGCTGGTCGAGGACGGCGTAGTCAAGAAGCTGAACCTCGAGGCGATGCCCGGCAAGGTCGAAGTGTCCGGCGGCGATACGCTGCTGGGGCAGCTCTGA
- a CDS encoding ABC transporter substrate-binding protein — translation MSGFKTIALRGLLAVAILLAAPTAREVMAAETAAPSTAIHFTFDRPIDASMAPFFLAAKDGGFGTERLNVTFNTAAGSPETLARVAKGDSELALVDINELIRFRGGDDAAPLKAVFVLHNRAPYAIVARRSRGIHLLPDLDGKTVGVVDGDLSMRLWPALAQQNGINTQNVKFHKMSAAVREPILSAGQVDAVAGFSYLSAVNLRDRGVPGADLVVLRFADYGCEAYGFAVVANPAFAAAKPEAVKGFVRALIAGINATVKEPARAANEAASRIDDGDRDLELERLRTVLVDNVLTDEVRRNGLGGIDPARLERSIDQIAQDFKFRKKPAAGDIFDNRFLPPVAGRLIN, via the coding sequence ATGTCAGGATTCAAGACGATCGCACTTCGCGGCCTGCTGGCCGTTGCAATCTTGCTTGCCGCGCCGACTGCGCGTGAAGTCATGGCGGCCGAGACCGCCGCCCCCTCCACCGCGATCCACTTCACGTTCGATCGTCCGATCGATGCGAGCATGGCGCCGTTCTTCCTTGCCGCAAAGGACGGCGGCTTCGGCACCGAGCGTCTCAACGTGACCTTCAACACCGCGGCCGGATCGCCGGAAACACTCGCGCGCGTCGCCAAGGGCGACAGCGAGCTCGCGCTCGTCGACATCAACGAGTTGATCCGCTTTCGCGGCGGGGACGATGCCGCACCGCTCAAGGCAGTGTTCGTGCTGCACAACCGCGCGCCCTACGCCATTGTCGCCCGCAGGAGTCGCGGCATCCATCTCCTGCCCGACCTCGACGGCAAGACTGTCGGCGTTGTCGACGGCGATCTGTCGATGCGACTGTGGCCGGCGCTGGCGCAGCAGAACGGCATCAACACCCAGAATGTGAAATTCCACAAGATGAGCGCGGCGGTGCGCGAGCCGATCCTGTCCGCGGGACAGGTCGATGCCGTCGCCGGCTTCAGCTATCTCTCGGCGGTGAACCTGCGCGATCGCGGGGTGCCCGGAGCCGATCTCGTCGTGCTGCGCTTTGCCGATTATGGCTGCGAGGCCTACGGCTTTGCCGTGGTGGCCAATCCCGCTTTCGCCGCCGCCAAACCCGAGGCGGTGAAGGGTTTTGTTCGCGCCTTGATCGCCGGCATCAATGCGACCGTCAAGGAGCCGGCGCGCGCAGCGAACGAGGCCGCGAGCCGCATCGACGACGGCGACCGCGATCTGGAGCTTGAACGCCTGCGCACCGTGCTCGTCGACAACGTCCTCACCGACGAGGTCAGGCGCAATGGCCTGGGCGGGATCGATCCAGCGCGCCTGGAGCGCTCGATCGACCAGATCGCGCAGGACTTCAAATTCCGCAAGAAGCCGGCCGCGGGTGATATCTTCGACAACCGGTTCCTGCCGCCGGTCGCCGGGCGGCTGATCAATTGA
- a CDS encoding homoserine kinase, with product MAVYTDVAADELADFLKQYDLGDLLSYKGIAEGVENSNFLLHTTAGSFILTLYEKRVARNDLPFFLALMTHLAEHGVNCPLPVKAKDGEALRELSGRPAVIITFLEGVWPRKPNAAHCAGVGEGLARMHLAGANFAIKRANALSVAGWRPLFDAASHRADEVQPGLRAFLGHELDHLSSGIWPSNLPEGVIHADLFNDNVFFLGDKLSGIIDFTFACNDMLAYDVAICLNAWCFEPDHSFNVTKARAFLNAYGRVRKLTDAEQAALPLLARGAAIRFLLTRLVDWLNVPEGALVKPKDPLEYVRKLRFHQSVSSARDYGLMPSGLVA from the coding sequence ATGGCGGTCTACACCGACGTTGCCGCCGACGAGCTTGCGGATTTCCTGAAGCAATACGATCTCGGCGACCTGCTCTCCTACAAGGGCATCGCCGAGGGCGTCGAGAATTCCAACTTCCTGCTGCACACCACCGCGGGATCGTTCATCCTCACGCTCTACGAGAAGCGCGTGGCGAGGAACGACCTGCCGTTCTTTCTCGCGCTGATGACTCACCTCGCCGAGCACGGCGTCAATTGCCCGCTGCCGGTGAAGGCGAAAGACGGCGAGGCGCTGCGCGAATTGTCGGGCCGGCCGGCCGTGATCATCACCTTTCTCGAAGGCGTCTGGCCGCGCAAGCCGAACGCGGCTCACTGCGCCGGCGTCGGCGAGGGCCTCGCCAGGATGCATCTGGCCGGCGCCAATTTCGCGATCAAGCGCGCCAATGCGCTCTCGGTCGCCGGCTGGCGGCCGCTGTTCGATGCGGCGTCACATCGCGCCGACGAGGTGCAGCCGGGCCTGCGCGCGTTTCTCGGCCATGAGCTCGATCATCTCTCCAGCGGTATCTGGCCGAGCAATCTGCCCGAAGGCGTGATCCACGCCGATCTCTTCAACGACAACGTCTTCTTCCTCGGCGACAAGCTCTCGGGCATCATCGACTTCACCTTCGCCTGCAACGACATGCTGGCCTATGACGTCGCGATCTGCCTCAACGCCTGGTGCTTCGAGCCGGATCACTCCTTCAATGTCACCAAGGCGCGCGCCTTCCTCAATGCTTACGGCCGGGTGCGGAAGCTGACTGACGCCGAGCAGGCCGCGCTGCCGCTGCTGGCGCGCGGCGCTGCGATCCGTTTCCTGCTGACGCGGCTGGTGGACTGGCTCAACGTGCCCGAGGGCGCGCTGGTCAAGCCGAAGGATCCGCTGGAATATGTCCGCAAGCTGCGCTTCCACCAGAGCGTTTCCAGCGCGCGCGACTACGGGCTGATGCCGTCAGGACTGGTCGCGTGA
- a CDS encoding YqaA family protein, producing the protein MVLHRGAMLKRIYDWCIDAAHKPYALWIMGAVAFAESSFFPVPPDVMLIPMSLARPQRAWLYAAICTATSVVGGLLGYAIGALLFDSVGHWLIQVYGLGDKVDAFRASYAEWGAVIILLKGLTPIPYKLVTITSGFAGYNIGLFILCSIVARGGRFFIVAILLNRYGDWIRVRIEKHLGLWVALGAAVLVLGFVIAIKLI; encoded by the coding sequence ATGGTGCTTCATCGCGGCGCCATGCTGAAACGTATCTACGACTGGTGCATCGACGCCGCTCACAAGCCTTACGCGCTCTGGATCATGGGCGCCGTGGCTTTCGCCGAAAGCTCCTTCTTCCCGGTCCCGCCGGACGTGATGCTGATTCCGATGTCGCTGGCGCGCCCGCAGCGCGCCTGGCTCTACGCTGCGATCTGCACCGCGACGTCGGTGGTGGGTGGCCTGCTCGGCTACGCCATCGGCGCGCTGCTGTTCGACTCGGTCGGCCACTGGCTGATCCAGGTCTATGGCCTCGGCGACAAGGTCGACGCTTTCCGCGCCTCCTACGCCGAGTGGGGCGCGGTGATCATCCTGCTCAAGGGGCTGACGCCAATCCCCTACAAGCTCGTCACCATCACGTCGGGTTTTGCCGGCTACAATATCGGACTGTTCATCCTGTGCTCGATCGTTGCGCGCGGGGGACGTTTCTTCATCGTGGCGATCCTGCTCAATCGCTATGGCGACTGGATCCGGGTCAGGATCGAGAAGCATCTCGGATTGTGGGTCGCGCTCGGCGCCGCCGTGCTGGTGCTGGGCTTTGTCATTGCCATCAAGTTGATCTAG
- a CDS encoding long-chain fatty acid--CoA ligase, whose protein sequence is MERIWLKQYPPGVPADIDPSQYASLVDLLEESFTKFADRKAFICMDKSISYRDLDQMSLALAAYLQGRGLQRGARVAIMMPNVLQYPVATAAVLRAGYAVVNVNPLYTPRELEHQLKDSGAEAIIVLENFAHTVEQVIAKTAVKHVIVGSMGDLLGFKGVIVNLVVRRVKKMVPAWSLPGAVAFNDAVSAGRSLAFNKPKLSPGDVAFLQYTGGTTGVSKGATLLHRNIVANVLQNDAWLQPALSAPPHVDQLMIVCALPLYHIFALTACYLLAVRAGGCNLLIPNPRDIPGFVKELAKYQVNSFPAVNTLYNGLMHHPDFKKLDFSKLKISNGGGMAVQRPVAEQWKAVTGCFIAEGYGLSETSPTLTCNPANAAEFSGSIGIPVPSTYISIRDDDGNEVPLGQPGEICAKGPQVMSGYWNRPEETAKVMTADGYFRTGDIGVMDETGYTKIVDRKKDMILVSGFNVYPNEVEEVIASQSGVLECAVIGIPDSKSGEAVKAFVVKKDPNLTAEDVVKFCQEQLTGYKVPKHIEFRTDLPKTNVGKILRRQLRDEKKAEAA, encoded by the coding sequence ATGGAGCGCATCTGGCTCAAGCAATATCCGCCCGGCGTGCCCGCTGATATCGATCCGTCGCAATACGCATCGCTGGTCGACCTGCTGGAGGAGAGCTTTACCAAGTTCGCCGACCGCAAGGCGTTCATCTGCATGGACAAGTCGATCAGCTATCGCGACCTCGACCAGATGTCGCTGGCGCTCGCCGCCTATTTGCAGGGACGCGGCCTCCAGCGCGGCGCTCGCGTCGCGATCATGATGCCGAACGTGCTGCAATACCCGGTTGCGACCGCCGCCGTGCTGCGCGCCGGATATGCGGTGGTCAACGTCAACCCGCTCTACACCCCGCGCGAGCTCGAGCATCAGCTCAAGGATTCCGGCGCCGAAGCCATCATCGTGCTGGAGAATTTTGCCCACACCGTCGAGCAGGTGATCGCGAAGACCGCGGTCAAGCACGTCATCGTCGGCAGCATGGGCGACTTGCTCGGCTTCAAGGGCGTGATCGTCAATCTCGTCGTTCGCCGCGTCAAGAAGATGGTGCCGGCCTGGTCGCTGCCGGGGGCGGTCGCCTTCAACGATGCGGTGTCGGCCGGCCGCTCTCTGGCCTTCAACAAGCCGAAACTGTCGCCCGGCGACGTCGCCTTCCTACAATATACCGGCGGCACCACCGGCGTCTCCAAGGGCGCCACCCTGCTCCATCGCAACATCGTCGCCAACGTCTTGCAGAACGATGCCTGGCTGCAGCCGGCGCTCTCTGCGCCCCCGCATGTCGACCAGCTCATGATCGTTTGCGCGCTACCGCTCTATCACATCTTCGCGCTGACGGCCTGTTACCTGCTCGCGGTGCGCGCCGGCGGCTGCAATCTGCTGATCCCCAATCCGCGCGACATCCCCGGCTTCGTCAAGGAGCTGGCGAAGTACCAGGTCAACAGCTTCCCGGCCGTCAACACGCTCTACAACGGCCTGATGCATCATCCCGACTTCAAGAAGCTGGATTTCTCCAAGCTGAAGATCTCCAACGGCGGCGGCATGGCCGTGCAGCGCCCCGTCGCCGAGCAGTGGAAGGCCGTGACCGGCTGCTTCATCGCCGAAGGCTACGGCCTGTCGGAGACCTCGCCGACGCTGACCTGCAACCCGGCGAACGCGGCCGAATTCTCGGGATCGATCGGCATCCCCGTGCCTTCGACTTACATCTCGATCCGCGACGACGACGGCAACGAGGTGCCGCTCGGCCAGCCCGGCGAGATCTGCGCCAAGGGTCCGCAGGTGATGTCGGGTTACTGGAACAGGCCCGAAGAGACCGCGAAGGTGATGACGGCGGACGGCTATTTCCGCACCGGCGACATCGGCGTGATGGACGAGACCGGCTACACCAAGATCGTGGACCGCAAGAAGGACATGATCCTGGTCTCCGGCTTCAACGTCTACCCGAACGAGGTCGAGGAAGTGATCGCGAGCCAATCGGGCGTGCTCGAATGCGCCGTGATCGGCATCCCCGATTCCAAGTCGGGCGAGGCAGTGAAGGCATTCGTGGTCAAGAAGGACCCGAACCTCACGGCAGAAGACGTGGTCAAGTTCTGCCAGGAGCAACTCACCGGCTACAAGGTGCCCAAGCACATCGAATTCCGCACCGACCTGCCGAAGACCAATGTCGGCAAGATTCTGCGCCGGCAGCTCCGCGACGAGAAAAAGGCCGAGGCGGCATAA
- the hisE gene encoding phosphoribosyl-ATP diphosphatase, producing the protein MSDSLERLYLAVLAARDLDPATSRTARLFQRGPSKMAKKLAEEAIEVVIDAVNGDTEAVIRESADLLYNLTVLWASAGVRPEDVWREMARREDMLGIAEKLPKSPMKLPKVASPRVAARRPIVALEGRVARKRH; encoded by the coding sequence ATGAGTGATTCGCTTGAGCGGCTATATCTGGCTGTGCTCGCGGCCAGAGATCTTGATCCGGCAACCTCGCGTACGGCCCGGCTGTTTCAGCGTGGCCCATCCAAAATGGCGAAGAAGCTGGCAGAGGAGGCGATCGAAGTCGTCATCGATGCCGTCAATGGCGACACCGAGGCCGTGATTCGGGAAAGCGCCGATCTGCTCTACAATCTCACTGTGCTTTGGGCCTCGGCCGGTGTGCGCCCTGAAGACGTCTGGCGCGAAATGGCGCGGCGGGAAGACATGCTCGGGATCGCCGAGAAGCTGCCGAAGTCGCCGATGAAGCTGCCTAAAGTTGCGTCACCGCGCGTAGCCGCCAGGCGGCCAATTGTCGCGCTCGAAGGCCGCGTGGCGCGCAAACGCCACTAG
- a CDS encoding glucan ABC transporter ATP-binding protein/ permease, whose protein sequence is MSIFSLYTRVLELLGKEARLGWLLAFANLLLAASQFAEPVLFGRIVDVLSGKTVAGSSSAWPFLLAWVAFGLFTIACSALVALQADRLSHRQRQAVLTDYFEHILQLPLTFHSGTHSGRLMKVMLNGTDALWRLWLGFFREHFAAILSVVVLLPLSLYLNWRLAVLLFVLCVVFTALTTFVVRKTFGMQMEVEERYSELSARASDALGNVALVQSFVRVESEVKGLRSVADELLAAQMPVLSWWALVTVITRASTTITVLAIFSLGIALHDQGLTSVGEIVMFVSFATMLIQKLEQVVSFINNVFMEAPRLREFFNVLDAVPAVHDRSDAIDAGRFSGLVEFNDVTFSYDGKRPAIEDLSFTALPGQTIALVGPTGAGKSTAIALLHRAFDPQSGFIKIDGMDVRGVTLTSLRRNIGVVFQEALLFNRSIEENLRVGKPDATEAEMRKAAERAQALEFIERSGGFQTNAGERGRMLSGGERQRLSIARALLKDPPILILDEATSALDAVTEAKVNAALDEVMKGRTTFVIAHRLSTIRNATRILVFENGRVIESGTFDELVAKAGHFAELAKAQFMVQEQSQANTRASVTAAEAAATAAKSP, encoded by the coding sequence ATGTCCATTTTCAGCCTTTATACCCGCGTTCTCGAGCTCCTCGGCAAGGAGGCACGGCTGGGCTGGCTGCTGGCGTTTGCCAATCTGCTGCTGGCCGCCTCGCAGTTCGCCGAGCCCGTGCTGTTCGGCCGGATCGTCGACGTGCTCTCGGGCAAGACGGTCGCTGGGTCGAGCTCGGCCTGGCCATTCCTGCTGGCCTGGGTCGCGTTCGGGCTGTTCACCATCGCCTGCAGCGCACTCGTGGCCCTGCAGGCCGACCGGCTCTCCCACCGTCAGCGCCAGGCGGTGTTGACCGACTATTTCGAGCACATCCTGCAACTGCCGCTGACCTTCCACTCCGGCACCCATTCCGGCCGGCTGATGAAGGTGATGCTCAACGGCACCGACGCGTTGTGGCGGCTCTGGCTCGGCTTCTTCCGTGAGCATTTTGCCGCGATCCTGTCGGTCGTGGTGCTGCTGCCGCTGTCGCTTTACCTGAACTGGCGACTCGCGGTCCTGCTGTTCGTGCTCTGCGTCGTCTTCACGGCGCTGACGACCTTCGTCGTGCGCAAGACCTTCGGCATGCAGATGGAGGTCGAGGAGCGCTATAGCGAGCTCTCCGCCCGCGCTTCTGACGCGCTCGGCAACGTTGCACTGGTGCAGAGCTTCGTCCGCGTCGAATCCGAGGTGAAGGGACTGCGTTCCGTCGCCGACGAGCTCCTGGCCGCGCAGATGCCCGTGCTGTCCTGGTGGGCGCTCGTCACCGTGATCACGCGCGCCTCCACCACCATCACGGTGCTCGCGATCTTCTCGCTCGGCATCGCCCTCCACGACCAGGGCCTCACCTCGGTCGGTGAGATCGTGATGTTCGTGAGCTTCGCGACGATGCTGATCCAGAAGCTCGAGCAGGTCGTGAGCTTCATCAACAACGTATTCATGGAAGCCCCGCGCCTGCGCGAGTTTTTCAACGTGCTCGATGCCGTACCCGCGGTCCACGACCGCTCCGACGCGATCGACGCGGGCCGGTTCTCCGGCCTCGTCGAGTTCAACGACGTCACCTTTTCCTATGACGGCAAGCGGCCGGCGATCGAAGACCTCTCCTTCACCGCGTTGCCCGGCCAGACCATCGCGCTGGTCGGCCCGACCGGCGCCGGCAAATCCACCGCGATCGCGCTGTTGCATCGCGCCTTCGATCCACAGTCCGGCTTCATCAAGATCGACGGCATGGACGTGCGCGGCGTGACGCTGACTTCGCTGCGCCGGAACATCGGCGTCGTGTTCCAGGAAGCGCTCTTGTTCAACCGCTCGATCGAGGAGAACCTGCGCGTCGGCAAGCCGGATGCGACCGAGGCCGAGATGCGCAAGGCCGCGGAGCGCGCACAGGCGCTCGAATTCATCGAGCGCAGCGGCGGCTTCCAGACCAATGCCGGCGAGCGCGGCCGCATGCTCTCCGGCGGCGAGCGGCAGCGGTTGTCGATCGCCCGCGCGCTGCTGAAGGACCCGCCGATCCTGATCCTGGACGAGGCGACCTCCGCGCTCGATGCCGTGACCGAGGCCAAGGTGAACGCCGCTCTCGACGAAGTGATGAAGGGCCGCACCACTTTCGTGATCGCCCACCGCCTCTCCACCATCCGCAATGCCACGCGGATCCTGGTGTTCGAGAACGGGCGCGTGATCGAAAGCGGAACTTTCGATGAACTCGTGGCCAAAGCCGGCCATTTCGCCGAGCTCGCGAAAGCCCAGTTCATGGTGCAGGAACAATCACAAGCGAATACGCGGGCCAGCGTGACGGCCGCCGAGGCTGCCGCGACAGCAGCCAAATCCCCTTAG
- a CDS encoding aspartate ammonia-lyase: MSRTEQDFLGQREIADDIYYGVQTIRGKENFHITGIPMNQEPYFVKALGYVKKAAAMANRDLGAVDAKVAEAIIVGCDRVIAGDMMDQFVTDFIQGGAGTSTNMNANEVIANLALESLGFSKGDYQHVSPNDHVNYGQSTNDTYPTAFRLALILRLESYMTALRQLQEAFFAKGREFDRVLKMGRTHLQDAVPMSLGAEFRGWGTTMGEEVDRISEARALLREINLGATAIGTSVTAAHGYPKLAVRHLSALTGVDFILAGDLVEATSDTGAYVQLSGVLKRTASKLTKICNDIRLLASGPRAGFNEINLPQLQPGSSIMPGKVNPVIPEVVNQTSFLVIGLDTTVTLAASAGQLQLNVMEPVISFALFFSIRTMERAVNSLRENCVVGITANEEHTRNMVLNSLGIVTVLKPLLGYRQCAEIAREGYKSGKSLHQIVVVERKLLTQEKWDEMFSFERLINPDMIG; encoded by the coding sequence ATGAGCCGCACGGAGCAGGACTTCCTCGGACAGCGTGAGATCGCCGACGACATCTACTACGGCGTCCAGACCATCCGGGGTAAGGAGAACTTCCACATCACCGGCATTCCGATGAACCAGGAGCCTTACTTCGTGAAGGCGCTCGGTTACGTCAAGAAGGCCGCGGCGATGGCCAACCGCGACCTCGGCGCGGTCGACGCCAAGGTCGCCGAAGCGATCATCGTGGGCTGTGATCGCGTCATCGCCGGCGACATGATGGATCAGTTTGTCACCGACTTCATCCAGGGCGGCGCCGGCACCTCCACCAACATGAACGCCAACGAGGTGATCGCCAATCTCGCGCTGGAATCGCTCGGCTTCAGCAAGGGCGACTACCAGCACGTCAGCCCGAACGATCATGTGAACTACGGCCAGTCGACCAACGACACCTATCCGACCGCCTTTCGACTTGCGCTGATCCTGCGGCTCGAAAGCTACATGACGGCGCTGCGGCAGCTGCAGGAGGCGTTCTTCGCCAAGGGCCGCGAGTTCGATCGCGTGCTGAAGATGGGCCGTACGCATCTCCAGGACGCCGTGCCGATGTCGCTCGGTGCCGAATTCCGGGGATGGGGGACCACCATGGGCGAGGAGGTCGATCGCATCTCCGAGGCACGGGCGCTGCTGCGCGAGATCAATCTCGGCGCCACCGCGATCGGCACCTCCGTCACGGCGGCGCACGGTTATCCCAAGCTCGCTGTCCGGCATTTGAGCGCGCTGACCGGCGTCGACTTCATTCTCGCCGGCGACCTGGTCGAGGCGACGTCCGACACCGGCGCCTATGTGCAGCTCTCCGGCGTGCTGAAGCGCACCGCGAGCAAGCTGACGAAGATCTGCAACGACATCCGCCTGCTCGCCTCCGGCCCGCGCGCCGGCTTCAACGAGATCAACCTGCCGCAATTGCAGCCGGGTTCGTCGATCATGCCGGGCAAGGTCAATCCCGTGATTCCCGAGGTCGTCAACCAGACCAGCTTCCTCGTCATCGGTCTCGACACCACGGTGACGCTGGCGGCCAGCGCCGGCCAGCTCCAGCTCAACGTGATGGAGCCGGTGATCTCGTTCGCGCTGTTCTTCTCGATCCGCACCATGGAGCGCGCCGTCAACAGCCTGCGCGAGAACTGTGTTGTCGGCATCACCGCCAATGAGGAGCACACCCGCAACATGGTGCTGAACTCGCTCGGCATCGTTACCGTGCTGAAGCCGCTGCTCGGCTACAGGCAATGCGCCGAGATCGCGCGCGAGGGCTACAAGAGCGGCAAGTCGCTGCACCAGATCGTGGTGGTCGAGCGCAAGCTGCTGACGCAGGAGAAGTGGGACGAGATGTTCTCGTTCGAGCGTCTGATCAATCCGGATATGATCGGGTAG